A genomic region of Spea bombifrons isolate aSpeBom1 chromosome 9, aSpeBom1.2.pri, whole genome shotgun sequence contains the following coding sequences:
- the UBQLN4 gene encoding ubiquilin-4, whose translation MAESGADDAGHTGQGPGKGFIRVTVKTPKDKEEIVIGETACVREFKEEISRRFKAKRDQLVLIFAGKILKDGDTLNQHGIKDGLTVHLVIKTPQKSQDPSAMSPTAAAVAASISPSAQTGNPAGQSQAPSSSSTSEGSEGTARGSSGNGSSATPGDGAPPTMNPLSGFGGLAGLGNLGMGSANFMELQQQMQRQLMSNPEMLSQIMENPLVQNMMSNPDLMRQMIMANPQMQQLMERNPEISHMLNNPELMRQTMELARNPAMMQEMMRNQDRALSNLESIPGGYNALRRMYTDIQEPMFSAAREQFGSNPFSTAGGSESSASQPLRTENREPLPNPWSPSSSASQSQTSNSDGNTGSAASQSTPTVSNPFGINAANLGTGMFNSPEMQGMLQQISENPQLMQSMISAPYMRNMMQALSQNPDLAAQLMVNIPLFSGNPQLQEQLRNQLPAFLQQMQNPESLSVMTNPRAMQALLQIQQGLQTLQTEAPGLVSGLGSFGVPGMPPASGGTTAPESTTSSTPTSTTPAGGSSNPQQQMVQQMIQLLAGGNSQGQSPEVRFQQQLDQLSAMGFINREANLQALIATGGDINAAIERLLGSQPS comes from the exons tttaAGGAAGAGATATCCAGACGGTTCAAAGCCAAACGGGATCAGCTGGTACTGATCTTTGCCGGGAAGATCTTGAAAGACGGCGATACCCTGAACCAGCATGGCATCAAAGACGGCCTGACCGTTCATCTAGTGATCAAGACCCCGCAGAA ATCACAAGATCCCTCCGCCATGTCACCCACTGCCGCCGCTGTTGCAGCCTCCATATCACCTTCTGCACAGACCGGGAACCCCGCTGGTCAATCCCAAGCCCCTTCCAGCAGCTCTACGTCAGAGGGCAGCGAAGGCACCGCCAGAGGGAGCAGCGGGAACGGGAGCAGTGCAACCCCGGGAGACGGGGCACCCCCGACCATGAACCCCCTCT CCGGTTTCGGTGGGCTGGCAGGGCTCGGTAACCTCGGCATGGGCTCCGCCAATTTCATGGagctgcagcagcagatgcAGCGGCAGCTTATGTCCAACCCAGAGATGCTGTCTCAGATCATGGAGAATCCCCTggtgcagaatatgatgtctAACCCTGATCTGATGAGACAGATGATTATGGCGAACCCCCAGATGCAGCAGCTGATGGAGAGGAACCCGGAGATCAGTCACATGCTAAATAATCCTGAGCTCATGAGGCAG ACCATGGAGCTAGCCCGTAATCCCGCTATGATGCAAGAGATGATGAGGAACCAAGACCGAGCCCTCAGTAATCTGGAGAGCATCCCCGGGGGATACAATGCCTTGCGTCGAATGTACACGGATATCCAAGAGCCGATGTTCAGCGCAGCCAGAGAACAG TTTGGCAGTAACCCTTTCTCCACGGCTGGCGGCTCTGAGAGCTCCGCGTCTCAGCCTCTGCGGACAGAGAATCGGGAGCCCCTACCTAACCCCTGGAGCCCTTCCTCATCGGCTTCCCAAAGCCAAACTTCCAACAGTGATGGAAATACTGGGTCCGCTGCCAGCCAAAGCACCCCTACCGTGTCCAACCCGTTTGGGATCAACGCTGCTAACCTGGGAACAG GCATGTTTAATAGCCCCGAAATGCAGGGAATGTTGCAGCAGATATCCGAAAACCCCCAGCTGATGCAGAGCATGATATCCGCCCCGTACATGCGCAATATGATGCAGGCACTCTCCCAGAATCCAGACTTAGCAGCTCAG TTGATGGTCAACATTCCACTGTTCTCTGGAAATCCTCAGCTCCAAGAACAGCTAAGAAACCAGCTGCCTGCCTTTCTACAGCAG ATGCAGAACCCCGAGTCGCTCTCCGTAATGACCAACCCCAGGGCAATGCAGGCCCTGCTCCAGATCCAACAAGGCCTTCAGACCCTGCAGACAGAAGCCCCTGGACTCGTCTCCGG TCTTGGTTCGTTCGGTGTCCCTGGAATGCCACCCGCATCGGGAGGAACCACGGCCCCAGAAAGTACCACCTCTTCCACGCCAACGAGTACTACTCCAGCAGGGGGTAGCAGCAATCCACAGCAACAGATGGTACAGCAGATGATCCAACTCTTGGCTGGGGGAAATTCTCAG GGCCAGAGTCCCGAAGTGCGTTTCCAGCAGCAGCTGGACCAGCTAAGTGCGATGGGCTTTATCAACCGGGAAGCCAACCTTCAAGCTCTCATAGCGACAGGAGGTGACATCAACGCGGCTATTGAAAGACTGCTCGGTTCTCAACCCTCCTAA